A single region of the Triticum dicoccoides isolate Atlit2015 ecotype Zavitan chromosome 2B, WEW_v2.0, whole genome shotgun sequence genome encodes:
- the LOC119368319 gene encoding putative invertase inhibitor produces the protein MMRPCQALSQLAVLLLFLLVSSSAVSTLDDTCKSVSASNKDVGYDYCVKFFQACKGSATADKRGLAVIATKIIRAAAVSTGRRIATIKASKGDDKRIQGPLADCDELYSSAVDQLDAAARGISSGKLQDALTNLSAAADAPQTCEEGFRELGVSSPLADEDSKFSKECSIALAVANTL, from the coding sequence ATGATGAGGCCTTGCCAAGCTCTCTCCCagctcgccgtcctcctcctcttcctcctcgtctcgtcCAGCGCCGTCTCCACTCTGGACGACACCTGCAAGTCGGTCAGCGCGAGTAACAAGGACGTCGGCTACGACTACTGCGTCAAGTTCTTCCAGGCGTGCAAGGGCAGCGCCACCGCGGACAAGCGCGGCCTGGCCGTCATCGCCACGAAGATCATCCGAGCGGCGGCCGTGAGCACCGGCAGGCGCATCGCGACCATCAAGGCATCGAAAGGGGACGACAAGAGGATCCAGGGGCCGCTCGCCGACTGCGACGAGCTGTACTCGAGCGCCGTGGACCAGCTCGACGCGGCGGCGAGGGGCATCTCGTCGGGGAAGTTGCAGGACGCCCTGACGAACCTCAGCGCCGCTGCGGACGCGCCACAGACCTGCGAGGAAGGGTTTCGCGAGCTGGGCGTGAGTTCGCCGCTGGCCGACGAGGACTCCAAGTTCAGTAAGGAGTGCTCCATCGCTCTCGCTGTAGCGAACACGTTGTAA
- the LOC119368320 gene encoding pectinesterase inhibitor 12-like, which yields MMRHWQAPSCLLVLLFALVSSEASTLDDTCRSIGASKKDIGYDYCIKFFQADNASATADRRGLVVIATKITREEAANIRKRIDALKASGTDKKVSGRLSGCRMHYKNALKWLEAAAEGVKSGNLQKAKMNLTGVILGTDTCEERFRELGVVSPLAAEDAEFSKGCSIALAITTML from the coding sequence ATGATGAGGCATTGGCAAGCTCCCTCctgtctcctcgtcctcctcttcgccctcgttTCCTCCGAGGCTTCCACTCTAGACGATACATGCAGGTCCATCGGCGCAAGCAAGAAGGACATCGGCTACGACTACTGCATCAAGTTCTTCCAGGCCGACAACGCCAGTGCGACCGCGGACAGGCGCGGCCTTGTCGTCATCGCCACTAAGATCACCCGAGAAGAGGCCGCGAACATCCGGAAGCGGATCGATGCCCTCAAGGCCTCGGGGACGGACAAGAAGGTCAGCGGGCGCCTCTCCGGCTGCCGCATGCACTACAAGAACGCGCTGAAATGGCTCGAAGCCGCGGCGGAGGGCGTCAAGTCGGGTAATTTGCAGAAGGCGAAGATGAACCTCACAGGCGTGATATTGGGCACCGACACCTGCGAGGAAAGGTTCCGCGAGCTGGGTGTCGTGTCGCCGCTGGCCGCCGAGGACGCCGAGTTCTCCAAGGGCTGCTCTATCGCTCTCGCCATAACGACCATGTTGTAG